Proteins from one Staphylococcus sp. IVB6214 genomic window:
- a CDS encoding Fur family transcriptional regulator, whose protein sequence is MEERLNRVKQQLQQSSYKLTPQREATVRVLIENEADHLSAEDVYLKVKEKAPEIGLATVYRTLELLADIKVVDKVSFGDGVSRFDLRKEGSKHFHHHLVCMECGRVDEIDEDLLPQVEERVENEFDFKILDHRLTFHGICKTCQQAGKGADA, encoded by the coding sequence GTGGAAGAACGACTTAATCGCGTGAAGCAGCAATTGCAGCAATCATCGTATAAGTTGACACCCCAACGTGAAGCAACCGTACGTGTACTTATCGAGAATGAGGCAGACCACCTCAGTGCAGAAGATGTGTATTTGAAAGTAAAAGAAAAAGCCCCTGAAATTGGACTTGCGACTGTATATAGAACTTTAGAACTATTAGCGGATATTAAAGTTGTTGACAAGGTAAGCTTCGGTGACGGCGTGTCTCGTTTCGACTTGCGCAAAGAAGGTTCTAAACACTTCCATCATCATCTCGTTTGTATGGAATGCGGTCGTGTGGATGAAATTGACGAAGATTTATTGCCTCAAGTTGAAGAACGTGTGGAAAATGAATTTGACTTTAAAATTTTAGACCACCGATTGACTTTTCATGGCATTTGTAAGACATGTCAACAAGCAGGTAAAGGCGCAGACGCATAG
- a CDS encoding NUDIX hydrolase translates to MNFEEKTIEKESIYQGRIIDVEKHLVSLPNGETALREVVKHNGAVAVCAVTPEGKVILVKQFRKPLEQTLLEIPAGKLEPGEDRLSAAMRELEEETGYRAYTLQHIGDVYGTPGFSNELISIYFTDDIVKGEMNLDDDEFVETILYSLSDIENAVKNREINDAKTLIAFQHVLSVYNHSK, encoded by the coding sequence ATGAATTTTGAAGAAAAGACCATTGAAAAGGAATCCATATATCAAGGACGAATTATTGATGTGGAAAAACATCTTGTTTCATTACCAAATGGGGAAACAGCTTTACGTGAAGTGGTAAAACATAATGGTGCCGTTGCAGTATGTGCAGTTACACCAGAAGGAAAAGTAATACTTGTTAAGCAATTCCGTAAACCATTGGAACAAACACTATTAGAAATACCTGCTGGAAAGCTAGAACCCGGTGAAGATCGATTATCTGCGGCTATGCGTGAACTAGAAGAAGAGACGGGATATCGTGCATATACACTTCAACATATTGGTGACGTGTATGGTACACCAGGCTTTTCAAATGAATTAATATCTATCTATTTTACAGATGATATTGTAAAAGGAGAAATGAATTTAGATGATGATGAATTTGTTGAGACAATTCTTTATTCATTATCAGATATAGAAAATGCTGTAAAAAACCGTGAAATCAATGATGCGAAGACTTTAATTGCTTTCCAACACGTATTATCAGTTTATAATCATTCTAAATAA
- a CDS encoding aldo/keto reductase, with translation MQKNILKSGLALSELGLGCMSLGTNEKQAQEIIETALESGITYFDTADIYDKGENEKIVGNILSQYQQRDDIVIGTKVGNQFKPNGDMVWNPSKKYIKENIKQSLRRLRLEHLDLYMLHGGTIEDPLDETISAFEELKNEGLVKAYGLSSIRPNVIRYYLANSDIEVLMSQFNLIDNRPEMLMDEVHEKGVKVLARGPVFKGLLTQNYSKACTQKFKDGIFDYDVATLEKTVSQLYDIEPELTALTFSYLKSFDALGAIIVGASSSEQLRQNVTQYNQTIDPEIVEKARAIVKDLNYTQHLK, from the coding sequence ATGCAAAAAAATATATTGAAAAGTGGTCTCGCACTATCCGAGTTAGGTTTAGGATGCATGAGTCTCGGAACGAATGAAAAACAAGCTCAAGAAATTATAGAAACAGCACTCGAATCAGGTATTACTTATTTCGATACAGCAGACATTTATGATAAGGGTGAAAACGAAAAAATTGTTGGGAATATTTTAAGTCAGTATCAACAACGAGACGATATCGTGATTGGTACGAAGGTTGGGAACCAATTCAAGCCGAATGGGGATATGGTATGGAACCCTTCAAAGAAATATATTAAAGAGAACATTAAACAGTCATTACGACGTCTCAGATTAGAACATCTAGACTTATATATGTTACATGGTGGTACGATTGAAGACCCACTCGATGAGACGATCAGTGCGTTTGAAGAACTTAAAAATGAAGGTCTGGTTAAAGCGTATGGTCTGTCTTCTATTCGCCCTAACGTTATTCGGTATTATTTAGCAAATAGTGATATAGAAGTACTAATGTCACAATTCAACCTAATTGATAACCGCCCTGAAATGCTGATGGATGAAGTACATGAAAAAGGTGTAAAAGTATTGGCACGTGGGCCAGTATTTAAAGGATTACTCACGCAAAATTATAGCAAAGCATGTACTCAGAAATTCAAAGATGGTATTTTTGACTATGATGTTGCCACACTTGAAAAGACAGTTTCTCAACTATACGATATAGAGCCTGAATTAACGGCACTTACATTTAGTTATTTAAAATCATTTGATGCATTGGGTGCTATCATCGTGGGTGCTAGTTCATCTGAACAATTAAGACAAAATGTTACACAGTATAATCAAACAATTGATCCGGAAATCGTCGAGAAAGCAAGAGCAATTGTTAAAGATTTAAACTATACACAACACTTAAAATAA
- a CDS encoding SDR family NAD(P)-dependent oxidoreductase has translation MNGTHYLVTGGTSGIGYEVVKQLHCKGVNLTLLVRNEAKAHHVFPRKSFPNINILVCDLNDRTTVESLSSYFLQNDVQYDGLIYSAGLGFFKSLESHTSDEILTTYQLNTIHFSILLNILKPYLIENPKIVVLSSMSGLATQPYAAHYAASKAALIQILNALRIEEPSYHVLNVILGPVKTPFHDHADPLGTFKRKTAVFMLKPERVSKIIIVAMEKGRQELRAPKWMSIMLRFYSLAPRTIEKIAKPFFMSKMQ, from the coding sequence ATGAATGGGACACACTATCTTGTGACCGGTGGAACGAGTGGTATTGGTTATGAAGTTGTAAAACAACTGCATTGCAAAGGTGTCAATCTGACTTTACTTGTTAGAAACGAAGCGAAAGCACATCATGTATTCCCACGAAAAAGCTTCCCAAATATTAACATTTTAGTATGCGACTTAAATGATCGCACAACAGTAGAATCATTGTCATCCTATTTTCTACAAAATGATGTGCAGTACGATGGTCTCATATATAGCGCAGGATTGGGCTTCTTCAAATCATTAGAATCACATACGTCCGATGAAATCTTGACGACTTATCAACTGAATACCATTCACTTTTCCATATTATTAAATATTTTAAAACCTTACTTAATCGAAAATCCAAAAATTGTCGTTTTGAGCAGTATGTCAGGACTTGCGACACAACCTTATGCAGCACATTATGCAGCTAGTAAGGCAGCGTTAATACAAATCCTAAATGCTCTGCGCATCGAAGAACCATCTTATCACGTTTTAAATGTGATATTAGGTCCCGTGAAGACACCTTTTCATGATCACGCCGATCCTCTTGGAACATTCAAGCGTAAAACAGCAGTATTTATGTTAAAACCAGAGCGTGTTTCAAAGATTATAATCGTTGCCATGGAGAAAGGGCGCCAAGAACTACGTGCACCGAAATGGATGTCGATCATGCTAAGATTTTACTCATTGGCTCCGAGAACAATTGAGAAAATAGCAAAACCATTTTTTATGAGTAAAATGCAATAA
- the proC gene encoding pyrroline-5-carboxylate reductase — protein sequence MKIVFYGAGNMAHAIFTGIINSHVLPAENIYLTNRSNEAALQQYQSELGIHYSYDDSELLKDADYVFLGSKPHDFNELAERMHAHIDPKNKFISIMAGLPISYIREALDVSNPIARIMPNTNAHVGHSVTGLSFSRNFGPKSKDEVLEVINAFGSAIEVKEDHLHQVTAITGSGPAFLYHVFEKYVDAGTKLGLDKSQVEESIRELIIGTSKMIERSDLSMEQLRKNITSKGGTTQAGLNALSNYDIEGIFEDCLNAAVERSVELSEQEENES from the coding sequence ATGAAAATTGTTTTTTATGGGGCAGGCAATATGGCACACGCTATCTTCACAGGCATTATTAACTCTCATGTATTACCAGCAGAAAACATATATTTAACAAATCGCTCAAACGAAGCGGCATTACAACAATATCAGTCAGAATTAGGGATTCATTATAGCTATGATGATTCAGAGTTATTAAAAGATGCAGATTATGTATTCTTAGGTTCAAAACCACATGATTTTAATGAACTTGCGGAACGTATGCATGCACATATCGATCCAAAGAATAAGTTTATTTCAATTATGGCGGGACTACCAATTTCATATATCCGCGAGGCACTTGATGTATCAAATCCTATTGCACGTATTATGCCGAATACGAATGCACACGTTGGTCATTCTGTTACAGGACTAAGTTTTTCAAGAAACTTTGGCCCGAAGTCTAAAGATGAGGTGTTAGAAGTCATTAATGCTTTTGGTTCAGCAATTGAAGTGAAGGAAGATCATCTGCACCAAGTCACAGCGATCACAGGAAGTGGCCCAGCATTTTTGTACCATGTCTTTGAAAAATATGTGGATGCCGGTACTAAGTTAGGACTTGATAAATCACAAGTTGAAGAGTCCATTCGTGAGCTGATTATCGGAACGAGTAAGATGATTGAACGTTCTGATCTTAGTATGGAACAATTGCGAAAAAATATCACATCTAAAGGTGGGACAACGCAAGCAGGTTTGAATGCATTGTCCAACTATGATATAGAAGGAATATTTGAAGATTGTTTGAATGCAGCAGTTGAGCGTAGTGTGGAACTTTCAGAACAAGAAGAAAATGAATCATAA